In the genome of Ancylomarina subtilis, one region contains:
- a CDS encoding head GIN domain-containing protein, with the protein MNKLKKIKTGLAVILLIFAFTNPILADGVRGNGKVTTEKREVSDFTGIKVSGAYTIYLTQDENCSLKVVADENVQDLIKSEVRNDVLYIKNEESIHDTKKMELYIGFKYLRFIKASGAISLKNENSLKFDELEIEINGASSAKLELTANKLSVDNSGASSISLKGSAKELNIDISGAGSVNAVDLKALEARIDISGVGTGKVFVQDKLNVSISGIGSVKYKGDPTVTSDISFLGVLKKL; encoded by the coding sequence ATGAATAAGTTAAAAAAAATAAAGACAGGCCTGGCAGTTATCCTTCTGATTTTCGCTTTTACCAATCCAATATTGGCAGATGGTGTTAGAGGCAATGGCAAAGTTACCACCGAAAAACGTGAAGTAAGTGATTTTACTGGTATAAAAGTGAGTGGTGCCTATACAATCTACCTGACTCAAGATGAAAATTGCAGCCTTAAGGTAGTAGCTGATGAAAATGTTCAGGATCTTATTAAATCGGAGGTTCGAAATGATGTTTTGTATATCAAAAACGAAGAAAGCATTCATGATACCAAGAAGATGGAGTTGTATATTGGTTTTAAATATTTACGTTTTATAAAAGCGAGTGGTGCAATTTCCTTGAAAAACGAAAATAGTTTGAAATTTGATGAGCTGGAAATTGAAATCAATGGGGCTTCTTCAGCTAAGCTTGAATTAACAGCCAATAAGCTTTCGGTAGATAATAGTGGTGCATCATCAATTAGTTTAAAAGGATCGGCTAAAGAGCTAAATATTGATATATCAGGAGCTGGTAGTGTAAATGCGGTTGATTTAAAGGCTCTCGAAGCTCGAATTGATATAAGCGGTGTTGGAACAGGTAAGGTTTTTGTGCAGGATAAGCTTAATGTTAGTATTTCAGGTATTGGGTCTGTTAAGTATAAAGGGGATCCTACTGTTACCAGTGATATTTCGTTCTTAGGCGTACTCAAAAAATTGTAA